A region of Denticeps clupeoides chromosome 19, fDenClu1.1, whole genome shotgun sequence DNA encodes the following proteins:
- the klhl30 gene encoding kelch-like protein 30: protein MVRNVDDLDFCLSSHPQTILEGLRTLCSHPKLVDVTLSAGGRDFPCHRGILALCSLYFRSMFCEDFVESIAARVELQDVDPDVLATLLDFAYTGKLTINQANVEGLIQTSSQLQFQTVRAVCSRYLQHQIDASNCLGILEFGEIHGCPEVVAKAWSFLLENFESVQQGEEFQLLETNRLVACLKDDRLQIRDERACAQAVLTWVGHSLESRLCHLPELLSLARLSLLPVVYLDETLLRSSLVLASAASKELIEAVRREKLNASPECSEERLPGISRHNLQEVLFVMGGRSLDDSDDEDEGDEDTDTRLRPRNCGFYNTKSGRWFRLPDFPNYNKWGYSMVSLNNDVYVTGGSRGSQSNTWSTTETWKYITREGKWVTVAPMLRPRTNHTSAVLNGEIYVIGGTTMDVVEVEHYDPYTNGWALTAPALKYVTNFTAIACLGKLYVIGSCAVKYNALTLQCYNPVIDGWCIVCSPFIPKYLSSPRSVSVDGVIYLIGDNTKKVYLYDPDANIWQKVQFLHTLHENGGLVALGGQLYVTGGHWKGMEGDYGVEVEVYNRASNRWRVECFLPRLWYYSGCCCVFLDPSRWTEPFPDET from the exons ATGGTGCGTAATGTGGACGACCTGGACTTCTGCCTCTCCTCGCATCCACAGACCATATTGGAGGGTCTGCGGACGCTCTGCTCCCACCCCAAACTGGTGGATGTCACACTGAGTGCCGGCGGTCGTGACTTCCCATGCCACCGAGGCATCTTGGCCCTGTGTAGCCTCTACTTCCGCTCAATGTTCTGTGAGGACTTTGTGGAGAGCATTGCTGCTCGGGTTGAGCTTCAGGATGTGGACCCTGATGTTCTGGCCACCCTGTTGGACTTTGCCTACACTGGCAAGCTGACCATAAACCAGGCCAATGTGGAGGGCCTGATCCAGACCTCCAGTCAGCTCCAGTTCCAGACAGTACGCGCTGTCTGCAGCCGCTACCTGCAGCACCAAATCGACGCTTCCAATTGCCTGGGCATCCTGGAGTTTGGGgagattcatggctgccctgaAGTGGTGGCCAAGGCCTGGAGCTTTCTGCTGGAAAACTTTGAGTCTGTGCAGCAAGGGGAAGAGTTTCAGCTACTGGAGACGAACAGGCTGGTGGCTTGCCTGAAGGATGACAGGCTCCAAATCAGAGATGAGCGAGCTTGTGCCCAGGCAGTGCTCACCTGGGTGGGACACAGCCTGGAGTCCCGTCTCTGCCACCTGCCTGAGCTTCTGTCCTTGGCCCGCCTGTCTCTTCTTCCTGTGGTCTACCTGGACGAGACCTTGCTGAGGAGCAGCTTGGTGCTTGCTTCAGCTGCCAGCAAAGAACTGATAGAAGCAGTCCGCAGGGAG AAACTAAATGCATCACCAGAATGTTCAGAGGAGAGACTCCCAGGAATTTCCCGGCATAACTTGCAGGAGGTGCTATTCGTCATGGGAGGGCGCTCACTGGACGATTCTGATGACGAAGATGAGGGCGACGAAGACACCGATACCAGGCTGCGACCTCGGAACTGTGGTTTTTACAACACAAAGTCAG GACGATGGTTTCGGCTTCCTGACTTCCCTAACTACAATAAGTGGGGTTACTCCATGGTCTCCTTGAACAATGATGTTTATGTGACAG GGGGTTCCCGAGGGTCCCAGTCAAACACCTGGTCAACCACTGAGACCTGGAAGTACATCACTCGGGAGGGGAAGTGGGTTACAGTAGCGCCGATGCTGCGGCCCAGAACTAACCACACGTCAGCGGTGCTGAACGGAGAGATCTACGTCATCGGAG GTACAACCATGGACGTAGTGGAGGTGGAACACTACGACCCTTACACCAACGGCTGGGCACTGACAGCTCCAGCTCTGAAGTATGTCACAAACTTCACAGCCATCGCCTGTCTGGGAAAACTCTACGTGATTGGCTCATGTGCCGTGAAGTACAATGCCCTGACACTGCAGTGCTACAACCCTGTCATAG ATGGCTGGTGCATCGTCTGCTCCCCCTTCATACCCAAGTACCTCTCCTCACCCCGCTCCGTCTCTGTGGATGGTGTGATTTACCTGATTGGGGACAACACCAAGAAGGTCTATTTGTATGACCCGGATGCTAACATCTGGCAGAag GTCCAGTTCCTCCACACACTGCATGAGAACGGTGGCTTGGTAGCGCTGGGTGGACAGCTCTATGTCACTGGTGGCCACTGGAAAGGCATGGAGGGGGACTATGGAGTAGAGGTGGAGGTCTACAACCGGGCCTCCAACCGGTGGAGGGTGGAGTGCTTCCTGCCCAGGCTGTGGTATTACAGCGGCTGCTGCTGCGTCTTTCTGGATCCTTCGCGATGGACAGAACCTTTCCCAGACGAGACCTAG